A region of Thermovibrio ammonificans HB-1 DNA encodes the following proteins:
- a CDS encoding polyribonucleotide nucleotidyltransferase has product MSISEVAIEVGGRPMRFQTGKVAKQADGSVLVSQGDTIVLVTAVMSDEPREDVDFFPLLVEYRERAYAAGKIPGGFIKREGKPTDEEILKARVTDRSIRPIFPKGFRNDVQVIAFVISADQENDPAVLAINGASAALHISRIPFEKPVGAVRVARVDGKLVINPSYEERQRADIDLIVSGTEDAVVMVEGGAKEVPEEEVLDAILLAHEEIKKIVKAQDELRNLAGKPKYQFVAPELDPATKERIKQWVFERIEPVITIKDKHERREKLRELKELMLIELNIPEEDHHLAKEAFNEAEKEFVRKMVLERGVRIDGRKPDEIRPISIEVGLLPRAHGSALFTRGQTQALVTTTLGTPEEYQLVEGLMPEEQKRFMLHYNFPPFCVGEISPMRGPGRREIGHGALAERALAPVIPPEEEFPYVIRVVSDILESNGSSSMATVCGGSLSLMDAGVPIKAQVAGIAMGLIMEGDKFVVLSDILGDEDHLGDMDFKVAGTRKGVTAIQMDLKVKGISREVLSKALEQARRGRMFILDKMDAVISEPRKELSPYAPRIVTTKIDPEKTRDLIGPSGKTIKTIIDKAGVKITIKEDGTVLVSAPSEEAAAQALKMIEDVTKDLEVGNTYLGKVTRVENYGAFVELAPGKVGLVHISKLPPELRENIFEKIKVSDLIPVKIVEFDQFGRPKLSRIDVTREEEKKLRETGGFYSQPEKEKKDE; this is encoded by the coding sequence ATGTCCATATCAGAGGTTGCAATAGAGGTTGGCGGCCGTCCTATGCGTTTTCAGACCGGAAAAGTGGCCAAGCAGGCAGACGGCTCCGTTCTCGTTTCCCAGGGAGACACCATCGTTCTTGTAACCGCCGTTATGAGCGATGAGCCCAGGGAAGATGTAGACTTCTTCCCCCTGCTGGTGGAGTACAGGGAGAGGGCTTACGCCGCAGGTAAGATTCCCGGCGGTTTTATAAAACGTGAGGGTAAGCCCACCGATGAGGAGATTCTGAAAGCCCGCGTTACAGACCGCTCCATAAGGCCGATTTTCCCGAAAGGCTTCAGGAACGACGTTCAGGTTATAGCCTTTGTCATATCTGCCGACCAGGAGAACGACCCTGCTGTTCTTGCAATTAACGGAGCTTCCGCCGCCCTGCACATATCCCGGATACCCTTTGAAAAACCGGTAGGAGCCGTAAGGGTTGCAAGGGTAGACGGTAAGCTGGTTATAAACCCCTCTTACGAAGAGAGGCAGAGGGCCGATATAGACCTCATCGTTTCCGGAACGGAAGACGCCGTTGTTATGGTTGAAGGGGGTGCCAAGGAGGTTCCCGAAGAGGAAGTCCTCGATGCCATCCTCCTTGCCCACGAAGAGATTAAAAAGATTGTTAAGGCTCAAGACGAGCTTCGCAACCTTGCCGGAAAGCCCAAGTACCAGTTTGTTGCTCCCGAGCTCGACCCCGCCACCAAAGAGCGCATAAAACAGTGGGTATTTGAGCGTATAGAGCCTGTAATAACCATAAAGGACAAGCACGAAAGGCGCGAGAAACTTCGCGAGCTTAAAGAGCTTATGCTCATAGAGCTCAACATTCCCGAAGAAGACCACCACCTTGCCAAAGAGGCCTTTAATGAGGCCGAGAAGGAGTTTGTCAGGAAGATGGTCCTTGAAAGGGGCGTGAGGATAGACGGCAGGAAACCCGACGAAATCAGGCCCATCTCCATAGAGGTTGGGCTCCTCCCCAGGGCCCACGGCTCTGCCCTTTTTACCCGCGGCCAGACCCAGGCTCTTGTCACCACCACCTTGGGAACTCCCGAGGAGTACCAGCTCGTTGAAGGCCTTATGCCCGAAGAGCAGAAGCGCTTTATGCTCCACTACAACTTCCCCCCCTTCTGTGTAGGCGAAATCTCCCCCATGAGGGGGCCCGGACGCCGTGAAATCGGACACGGTGCCCTTGCCGAAAGGGCTCTTGCTCCGGTTATTCCCCCCGAGGAGGAGTTTCCCTACGTTATCAGGGTCGTTTCCGACATCCTCGAGTCCAACGGCTCCTCCTCTATGGCTACCGTGTGCGGCGGTTCACTTTCCCTCATGGATGCCGGCGTTCCCATAAAGGCTCAGGTTGCCGGTATAGCAATGGGCCTCATCATGGAGGGCGACAAGTTCGTGGTTCTCTCCGACATCCTCGGAGACGAAGACCATTTAGGAGATATGGACTTTAAAGTGGCGGGAACCAGAAAAGGTGTAACGGCCATCCAGATGGACCTTAAAGTTAAGGGCATTAGCCGTGAGGTTCTCTCCAAGGCCCTTGAGCAGGCCCGTCGGGGCAGGATGTTTATCCTCGATAAGATGGATGCAGTTATAAGCGAGCCCAGGAAAGAGCTCTCCCCTTACGCTCCGAGGATAGTTACAACGAAGATAGACCCCGAGAAGACCCGCGACCTTATCGGTCCGTCCGGTAAGACCATCAAGACCATCATAGACAAAGCCGGAGTGAAAATAACGATTAAGGAAGACGGAACCGTTCTCGTCTCCGCACCGTCTGAAGAGGCTGCGGCTCAAGCTCTGAAGATGATAGAGGACGTAACCAAAGACCTCGAGGTAGGAAACACCTACCTGGGTAAAGTTACGCGGGTAGAGAACTACGGTGCCTTTGTTGAGCTTGCGCCGGGTAAAGTGGGGCTTGTTCACATCTCCAAGCTCCCGCCCGAGCTCAGGGAGAACATATTCGAGAAGATTAAGGTTTCCGACCTCATTCCGGTCAAAATCGTTGAGTTCGACCAGTTCGGCAGGCCCAAGCTCAGCCGCATAGACGTTACGAGGGAGGAGGAGAAGAAACTCCGCGAGACCGGAGGTTTCTACTCTCAGCCCGAAAAGGAGAAGAAGGATGAGTAA
- a CDS encoding dUTP diphosphatase, translating to MSNWAAGWVYGRGLEFELEERFADVALKLARLLGASVEPRRGGFLVRVGTFPKVEGPDLSFVRGLFESAGSWGSKTVYVPSPEGFRSSLSELLAPFGAHYCAGGFFIRGEGANLFLHSLYDEEPEERSEFFFEKFLKFITGESWERTFFSYSLEEGALPPYKKRVSDSGFDLHLIRLVEKRGNLYFFDTGVRVSPPPGYYFDLVPRSSIFKSGFMLANSVGIIDMTYRGTVKVPLVKVDPEAPEPELPWRAVQLIPRRFYPLEGRQVATLDPTLRGEGGFGSTG from the coding sequence ATGAGTAACTGGGCCGCGGGCTGGGTTTACGGCAGGGGCCTTGAGTTTGAGCTTGAAGAGCGTTTTGCCGACGTTGCTTTAAAACTTGCCCGCCTCCTCGGGGCCTCTGTGGAGCCCCGGAGGGGCGGTTTCCTCGTTAGAGTTGGAACCTTTCCTAAAGTAGAAGGCCCGGACCTCTCCTTCGTCAGGGGACTTTTTGAGTCTGCCGGCTCTTGGGGCAGCAAAACGGTTTACGTTCCCTCTCCGGAGGGTTTCCGTAGTAGCCTCTCTGAGCTTCTGGCTCCCTTTGGAGCCCACTACTGTGCAGGCGGCTTCTTCATAAGGGGAGAGGGTGCAAACCTCTTCCTCCACTCCCTTTACGATGAAGAGCCGGAAGAGAGGAGCGAGTTCTTCTTTGAGAAGTTCTTAAAGTTTATAACCGGAGAGAGCTGGGAGAGAACATTTTTCAGCTACTCCCTTGAGGAGGGAGCTCTTCCTCCCTATAAGAAGAGGGTTTCCGACAGCGGCTTTGACCTTCACCTGATTAGGCTCGTTGAGAAGAGGGGAAACCTCTACTTCTTCGATACGGGCGTTAGGGTGTCGCCCCCTCCCGGTTACTACTTCGACTTAGTTCCCCGCTCCTCAATTTTTAAAAGCGGTTTTATGCTTGCAAACTCCGTTGGGATTATCGATATGACCTACAGGGGAACCGTCAAGGTGCCCCTTGTTAAGGTGGACCCGGAAGCTCCCGAACCGGAGCTACCCTGGAGGGCTGTTCAGCTTATTCCGAGGCGCTTCTACCCCCTTGAGGGAAGGCAGGTTGCAACCTTAGACCCTACCCTTAGAGGGGAAGGGGGATTCGGAAGCACCGGTTAG
- a CDS encoding rhomboid family intramembrane serine protease produces MIPIKDLNPSRRTPVVTILIIFSCFLVFFYELYLPPHLREVFIRMFAVIPFEISHGVDLPPPDPFTPYGNLISYQYLHGGWLHILGNMLFLWVFGDNVEERFGRLSYFLFYTFCGVVAALTQVFVTPDSKLPLIGASGAISGVLGAYAILFPRAGIVTLIFIFFFVDVVVVPALVWIAVWFFFQFVSALFSIQHLSFGGVAWFAHIGGFVAGLLVAALYKRLKPASEPYAP; encoded by the coding sequence TTGATTCCGATAAAGGACCTGAACCCGAGCCGGCGCACGCCGGTTGTTACCATACTCATAATATTTTCCTGCTTCCTCGTTTTCTTCTACGAGCTCTACCTGCCTCCCCACCTGCGGGAGGTTTTTATCAGGATGTTTGCAGTTATTCCGTTTGAGATAAGCCACGGCGTAGACCTTCCCCCTCCGGACCCTTTCACCCCTTACGGGAACCTAATCTCCTACCAGTACCTTCACGGAGGGTGGCTTCACATACTCGGGAATATGCTCTTTCTGTGGGTTTTCGGCGATAACGTAGAGGAGAGGTTCGGCAGGCTCTCCTACTTCCTCTTTTATACCTTCTGCGGCGTTGTTGCGGCGCTTACCCAGGTTTTCGTTACACCCGATTCGAAACTCCCCCTCATAGGAGCTTCCGGCGCCATTAGCGGCGTTCTCGGTGCCTACGCCATCCTTTTTCCCCGGGCGGGAATAGTGACGCTTATATTCATCTTCTTCTTCGTAGACGTTGTGGTTGTTCCGGCCCTTGTCTGGATTGCCGTGTGGTTCTTCTTTCAGTTTGTCAGCGCCCTCTTTTCGATACAACACCTCTCCTTCGGCGGCGTTGCCTGGTTTGCCCACATCGGCGGCTTTGTTGCCGGCCTATTGGTTGCTGCTCTCTACAAGCGTTTAAAGCCGGCGTCAGAACCCTACGCTCCTTAA
- a CDS encoding AAA family ATPase, whose amino-acid sequence MRRWCDEEEAVKELKWGLWKVKLWVRGITKKSVEELEKALEEKFRVFQSKTVTEGAERTEGLLVLSGESESLGFISFRWECTITGDGSIPVLVLLEKRKEAREVEKIVREKLKPFLIPGRGVKLSFYNPYGSSPEYAVSPEALKEGIDPELFYGIEPEALARAFFSSRESLLILSGKPGTGKSKLIQFLLSEAPKTLKREVEVLVLKGNEALEEAGRDLQTFLYYDVVVLDDLETLTLKRGANEEITNLISTILSATDSFIPKRAKVIISTNRPLKEIDPALLRPGRLFDLLELPEVERGFIEKLAEKRPEFKRATVLFEKIDRVPIAKVVEYIKGERRRNYLKDPSISKRESPSLRSVGF is encoded by the coding sequence TTGAGGCGCTGGTGCGACGAAGAAGAAGCGGTAAAGGAGCTGAAGTGGGGCCTCTGGAAGGTAAAACTCTGGGTAAGGGGCATCACAAAAAAGAGCGTTGAAGAGCTCGAAAAGGCCCTGGAGGAGAAGTTTAGAGTTTTTCAGAGCAAAACCGTAACAGAGGGTGCAGAGCGAACAGAGGGACTTCTTGTTCTAAGCGGGGAGTCTGAGAGCCTCGGGTTTATCTCCTTCAGGTGGGAGTGCACAATCACAGGAGACGGCTCTATACCCGTTTTAGTCCTCCTTGAAAAGAGGAAAGAGGCTCGAGAAGTCGAAAAAATAGTAAGGGAAAAACTCAAGCCGTTTCTCATTCCGGGAAGGGGAGTAAAACTCAGCTTCTACAACCCCTACGGCAGCAGCCCAGAGTACGCAGTGTCGCCGGAGGCGCTTAAAGAGGGAATAGACCCGGAGCTCTTCTACGGTATAGAGCCAGAAGCTCTCGCCCGAGCCTTCTTCTCCTCCCGAGAGAGTTTGCTGATACTTTCGGGGAAACCGGGAACCGGAAAGAGTAAACTGATTCAGTTCCTCCTTTCGGAAGCCCCCAAAACCTTAAAGAGAGAAGTGGAAGTTCTCGTTCTAAAGGGAAATGAAGCCTTAGAGGAGGCAGGAAGAGACCTTCAGACCTTCCTCTACTACGACGTGGTAGTCCTTGACGACCTTGAGACTCTAACTCTCAAGAGGGGAGCGAACGAGGAGATAACAAACCTTATATCAACAATACTCTCTGCAACCGACAGTTTCATTCCCAAAAGGGCAAAGGTAATCATAAGCACAAACAGGCCTCTGAAAGAGATAGACCCGGCCCTCCTTAGGCCCGGAAGGCTGTTTGACCTGCTCGAGCTCCCCGAAGTGGAGAGAGGTTTCATAGAGAAACTGGCGGAGAAACGCCCGGAGTTTAAGAGGGCAACTGTCCTCTTTGAGAAAATCGACAGAGTTCCAATAGCCAAGGTTGTTGAGTACATAAAAGGCGAAAGAAGGAGGAACTACCTGAAGGACCCTTCCATATCGAAGAGGGAGTCTCCGAGCTTAAGGAGCGTAGGGTTCTGA
- a CDS encoding 2-isopropylmalate synthase, whose protein sequence is MEREKLYIFDTTLRDGEQTPGVNLTVDEKVQIAKQLERLGVDVIEAGFAVSSPADFEAVRRIAKEVRNSTVCSLARAVELDIKTAWDALKEGHRVRIHTFIATSDIHLKYKLRMSREEALKRAVEAVRLVREVSEGRAEVEFSAEDAGRTDLKYLAEVVEAVIEAGAQVVNIPDTVGYAVPDEWYERILYLKENVPNIDRAIISVHCHNDLGLATANSLMAVKAGARQVECTINGIGERAGNAALEEVVMAVKVRSDQFPVYTDIDTKQIYKTSQLVSRLTGLLISKTKPIVGDNAFAHESGIHQHGVLACRETYEIMRPEDVGLSESKIVLGKHSGRHALEAKLKEMGIELPPEKLDEAFRKFKELASRKKEIYEIDLELLVEGLEGRGEKTYKLLYNQAVSGEGVIPSATVKIETPVGEKLGLAVGNGPVDATYKAIKNALGLGEEVQLKDFKIRALTAGTDALAEVFLTIESEGIRVSGRGVDPDIVRASALAFVEALNRLAKRRERK, encoded by the coding sequence TTGGAAAGGGAGAAGCTCTACATCTTCGACACCACCCTGCGGGACGGGGAGCAGACCCCGGGGGTCAACTTAACCGTGGATGAGAAGGTCCAAATAGCCAAGCAGCTCGAGAGGCTCGGCGTTGACGTTATAGAGGCCGGCTTTGCCGTTAGCTCTCCCGCCGACTTCGAAGCCGTTAGGCGAATTGCCAAAGAGGTGAGGAACTCTACCGTTTGTTCCCTTGCAAGGGCCGTTGAGCTGGATATAAAAACCGCCTGGGATGCCCTTAAGGAGGGCCACAGGGTCAGGATTCACACCTTTATAGCTACCTCTGATATCCACTTAAAGTATAAGCTCAGAATGAGCCGGGAAGAGGCCCTCAAGAGGGCCGTTGAGGCTGTAAGGCTCGTCAGGGAGGTAAGCGAGGGCAGGGCAGAGGTTGAGTTTTCGGCCGAGGACGCCGGCAGAACCGACCTTAAGTACTTGGCCGAGGTTGTAGAGGCCGTTATAGAGGCGGGTGCTCAAGTTGTGAATATACCCGACACCGTCGGTTATGCCGTTCCCGACGAGTGGTACGAGCGGATTCTCTACCTGAAGGAGAACGTTCCCAACATAGATAGGGCGATAATCAGCGTGCACTGCCACAACGACCTCGGCCTTGCAACTGCCAACTCCCTTATGGCCGTTAAGGCCGGGGCACGCCAGGTTGAGTGCACCATAAACGGAATAGGGGAGCGTGCCGGAAACGCAGCCCTCGAGGAAGTTGTTATGGCCGTTAAGGTGCGCTCCGACCAGTTTCCCGTTTACACCGATATAGATACGAAGCAGATATACAAAACTTCGCAGCTTGTCAGCAGGCTTACCGGCCTCCTCATCTCTAAGACCAAGCCCATTGTGGGCGATAACGCTTTTGCCCATGAGTCGGGTATTCACCAGCACGGCGTTCTCGCCTGCAGGGAGACCTACGAGATAATGAGACCCGAGGACGTGGGCCTTTCGGAATCGAAGATAGTTCTCGGTAAGCACTCCGGCCGCCACGCCCTTGAGGCGAAGCTGAAGGAGATGGGAATTGAGCTTCCCCCCGAGAAGCTCGACGAGGCCTTCCGTAAGTTCAAGGAGCTCGCCTCAAGGAAGAAGGAGATTTACGAAATCGACCTTGAACTCCTGGTTGAAGGGCTTGAGGGCCGCGGAGAGAAGACCTACAAGCTCCTTTACAACCAGGCCGTTAGCGGCGAAGGGGTAATCCCCTCTGCCACGGTTAAGATAGAGACTCCCGTGGGTGAGAAGCTCGGCCTTGCGGTTGGTAACGGCCCGGTTGACGCAACCTACAAGGCGATAAAGAACGCCCTCGGCCTCGGAGAGGAGGTGCAGCTCAAGGACTTTAAAATAAGGGCTCTGACTGCCGGAACCGACGCCCTGGCCGAGGTGTTCCTCACAATAGAGAGCGAAGGGATAAGGGTGAGCGGAAGGGGTGTTGACCCCGATATAGTCAGAGCTTCCGCCCTTGCCTTTGTAGAGGCTCTCAACAGGCTCGCCAAGAGGAGGGAGAGGAAGTAA
- the rpsL gene encoding 30S ribosomal protein S12, translating to MPTINQLVRKGREKKVKRSKAPALQGNPQKRGVCVRVFTTTPKKPNSALRKVARVRLSNGIEVTAYIPGIGHNLQEHSVVLVRGGRVKDLPGVRYKIIRGALDAAGVEGRRQSRSKYGTKRPKDQK from the coding sequence ATGCCCACAATTAACCAGCTGGTTAGAAAGGGGCGTGAAAAGAAGGTAAAGCGCTCCAAGGCACCAGCCCTTCAGGGTAACCCCCAAAAGAGAGGGGTCTGCGTAAGGGTGTTTACAACCACGCCTAAGAAGCCTAACTCCGCCCTCCGTAAGGTTGCGAGGGTAAGGCTCTCCAACGGAATCGAGGTTACCGCCTACATTCCCGGAATCGGACACAACCTTCAGGAGCACTCCGTGGTTTTAGTCAGGGGCGGAAGGGTTAAAGACCTTCCGGGTGTTAGGTATAAGATTATCCGCGGAGCCCTCGACGCCGCAGGCGTTGAAGGCAGAAGACAGTCCCGTTCCAAATACGGAACCAAAAGACCTAAAGACCAAAAATAA
- the rpsG gene encoding 30S ribosomal protein S7 encodes MPRKGPVPPREILPDPVYGDKLVAKLINKVMKDGKKSKAEKIVYGAFDIIKEKLGEDPLKVFHKAVENVKPLMEVRPRRVGGATYQVPMEVNERRQIHLALKWIVDAARARSERGMVNRLANELIDAYNERGGAFKKKEDTHKMAEANKAFAHYRW; translated from the coding sequence ATGCCCAGGAAAGGACCAGTTCCACCAAGGGAAATACTTCCGGACCCCGTTTACGGAGACAAGCTTGTAGCTAAGCTCATCAACAAGGTGATGAAAGACGGCAAGAAGAGCAAAGCCGAGAAAATCGTTTACGGCGCCTTCGACATCATCAAGGAGAAGCTCGGAGAGGACCCGCTCAAGGTCTTCCACAAAGCCGTAGAGAACGTAAAACCCCTAATGGAAGTCCGTCCACGCCGTGTAGGTGGTGCCACTTACCAGGTACCCATGGAAGTAAACGAGAGGAGGCAGATTCACCTTGCCCTCAAGTGGATCGTGGACGCTGCACGTGCTCGTTCCGAGCGCGGAATGGTTAACAGGCTTGCAAACGAGCTCATAGACGCTTACAACGAGAGGGGCGGCGCCTTCAAGAAGAAGGAAGACACCCACAAGATGGCCGAGGCCAACAAGGCCTTTGCCCACTACAGGTGGTAA
- the fusA gene encoding elongation factor G has product MSKQQALIKQIKVPLEKVRNIGIIAHIDAGKTTTTERILYYTGRIHKIGEVHEGAAEMDWMEQEKERGITITSATTTCFWRDHRINIVDTPGHVDFTIEVERSLRVLDGAVTILCSVGGVQPQTETVWRQADKYRVPRIIFVNKMDRIGADFFRVVGEVEEKLGAKPVPVQIPIGAEDEFKGVVDLITMKAIVWEEETLGAKYHYEEIPDDLKDLAEEWREKMLEAIADIDEEIMMKYLEGEEITEDEIKAALRKGTIELKFFPMLCGSAFKNKGVQPLLDAIVDYLPSPLDIPPIKGINPKTGEEEERPASYDAPFAALAFKILTDPYVGQLTFVRVYSGLMESGSYVYNATRDKKERLARILRMHANKREEIPVLGAGDIAAAVGLRETFTGDTLCDPEHPILLEAMEFPEPVISIAVEPKTKADQEKLSIALQKLAKEDPSFRVSTDHETGQTIISGMGELHLEIIVDRLKREFGVEVNVGKPQVAYRETIKSEVTQEGKFIKQTGGRGQYGHVWLKIEPLERGKGFEFHETIKGGVVPKEYIPAVEAGVREAMETGVVAGYPMTDIKVTLFDGSYHEVDSSEMAFKIAGSIAFKEGAKKANPVLLEPIMEVEVTTPEEFMGDVIGDLNKRRGRVQGMEARGNAQVIKALVPLAEMFGYATDLRSMTQGRANYIMRFSHYEEVPPNVAEQIIGERNK; this is encoded by the coding sequence TTGAGCAAGCAGCAGGCTCTTATAAAGCAGATTAAAGTTCCTCTCGAAAAGGTTAGGAACATAGGAATCATTGCCCACATCGACGCCGGAAAGACTACAACCACCGAGCGTATCCTTTACTACACCGGCCGTATCCACAAAATCGGTGAGGTTCACGAGGGTGCGGCCGAAATGGACTGGATGGAGCAGGAGAAGGAGAGGGGTATTACCATTACCTCCGCTACAACCACCTGCTTCTGGCGCGACCACAGGATTAACATCGTTGACACCCCCGGTCACGTAGACTTTACAATTGAAGTTGAGCGTTCCCTCAGGGTTCTTGACGGTGCGGTAACAATCCTGTGTTCCGTTGGCGGCGTTCAGCCCCAAACCGAAACCGTTTGGCGTCAGGCCGACAAGTACAGGGTTCCCCGTATCATCTTCGTTAACAAGATGGACCGTATAGGTGCCGACTTCTTCCGCGTTGTCGGCGAAGTAGAGGAGAAGCTCGGAGCCAAGCCCGTTCCCGTTCAGATACCCATCGGTGCCGAAGATGAGTTTAAAGGAGTGGTTGACCTGATTACAATGAAGGCAATCGTCTGGGAGGAGGAGACCCTCGGCGCCAAGTACCACTACGAGGAAATCCCAGACGACCTCAAAGACCTGGCCGAAGAGTGGCGCGAGAAGATGCTCGAGGCCATTGCCGACATAGATGAAGAGATAATGATGAAGTACCTTGAGGGCGAAGAGATTACCGAAGACGAAATCAAAGCCGCCCTCAGGAAGGGAACCATTGAGCTCAAGTTCTTCCCGATGCTCTGCGGTTCTGCCTTTAAAAACAAAGGCGTTCAGCCTCTGCTCGACGCCATCGTAGACTACCTTCCCTCTCCCCTCGACATCCCGCCGATTAAGGGAATCAACCCCAAAACCGGAGAGGAGGAAGAGAGGCCCGCATCCTACGATGCACCCTTTGCGGCCCTTGCCTTTAAGATTCTTACCGACCCCTACGTAGGTCAGCTTACCTTCGTAAGGGTTTACTCCGGCCTTATGGAGTCCGGTTCCTACGTTTACAACGCTACAAGGGACAAAAAGGAGAGGCTCGCGAGAATCCTCCGTATGCACGCAAACAAGCGTGAGGAGATTCCGGTTCTCGGTGCCGGAGATATCGCTGCCGCCGTAGGCCTTAGGGAGACCTTTACAGGTGATACCCTTTGTGACCCTGAGCACCCGATTCTCCTTGAGGCAATGGAGTTCCCCGAGCCCGTTATCTCCATTGCCGTTGAGCCCAAGACAAAGGCCGACCAGGAGAAGCTCTCCATAGCCCTGCAGAAACTTGCCAAGGAAGACCCCTCCTTCAGGGTCTCCACAGACCACGAAACCGGTCAGACAATCATCTCCGGAATGGGAGAGCTTCACCTCGAAATCATCGTAGACCGCTTAAAGCGTGAGTTCGGCGTTGAGGTTAACGTAGGTAAGCCCCAGGTTGCCTACCGTGAAACCATCAAGAGCGAAGTTACCCAAGAGGGTAAGTTCATCAAGCAGACGGGTGGTCGCGGTCAGTACGGTCACGTATGGCTCAAAATTGAGCCCCTCGAGAGGGGTAAAGGCTTTGAGTTCCACGAAACCATTAAGGGCGGTGTAGTTCCCAAGGAGTACATCCCTGCCGTTGAGGCCGGCGTAAGGGAGGCCATGGAGACCGGTGTTGTTGCCGGCTACCCGATGACCGACATCAAAGTTACCCTCTTCGACGGTTCATACCACGAGGTAGACTCCTCCGAAATGGCCTTTAAGATTGCCGGCTCCATCGCCTTCAAAGAGGGAGCCAAAAAGGCGAACCCCGTTCTCCTTGAGCCCATAATGGAAGTTGAAGTTACAACTCCCGAAGAGTTCATGGGAGACGTTATCGGCGACCTCAACAAGCGTCGCGGAAGGGTTCAGGGAATGGAGGCTCGCGGAAACGCTCAGGTTATCAAAGCCCTCGTTCCCCTTGCCGAGATGTTCGGTTACGCAACCGACCTCCGTTCCATGACACAGGGACGTGCGAACTACATAATGAGGTTCAGCCACTACGAGGAAGTTCCTCCCAACGTTGCCGAGCAGATAATAGGAGAGAGGAACAAGTAA
- the tuf gene encoding elongation factor Tu: MAKQKFERTKPHKNVGTIGHVDHGKTTLTAAITHCLALQGKAQEVSYDQIDKAPEERERGITIATAHVEYESDKYHYAHVDCPGHADYIKNMITGAAQMDGAILVVSAADGPMPQTREHVLLARQVNVPAIVVFLNKVDMVDDEELLELVELEVRELLSEYGYPGDEVPVIRGSALKALECTDPNCEWCQPIYELVKALDEYVPEPVREIDKPFLMPIEDVFSISGRGTVVTGRVERGTLKVGDEVEIVGLRDEPIKTVATGIEMFRKVLDEALPGDNIGVLLRGVGKDEVERGMVVAKPGSIKPHRKFKAEVYILSKEEGGRHTPFFNGYQPQFYFRTTDVTGKVKLPEGVEMVMPGDNVTFEVELLKPVAIEEGLRFAIREGGRTVGAGVVTEILD; encoded by the coding sequence ATGGCGAAGCAGAAGTTTGAAAGGACGAAGCCCCACAAGAACGTGGGAACAATCGGCCACGTTGACCACGGCAAGACTACCCTGACAGCGGCAATCACCCACTGCCTTGCGCTGCAAGGAAAAGCCCAGGAAGTATCCTACGACCAAATCGACAAAGCCCCTGAAGAGAGAGAAAGGGGAATCACAATTGCGACAGCCCACGTAGAATACGAATCCGACAAATACCACTACGCCCACGTAGACTGCCCGGGCCACGCCGACTACATCAAAAACATGATAACCGGTGCGGCCCAGATGGACGGAGCGATACTCGTAGTATCTGCGGCAGACGGCCCGATGCCCCAAACGAGGGAACACGTACTTCTTGCGAGACAAGTTAACGTACCTGCGATAGTAGTATTCCTCAACAAAGTAGACATGGTAGACGACGAAGAACTTCTTGAACTTGTTGAACTTGAAGTTAGAGAACTCCTCTCCGAATACGGCTACCCTGGAGACGAAGTACCCGTAATCAGGGGATCTGCCCTTAAAGCCCTTGAATGCACCGACCCCAACTGCGAATGGTGCCAGCCGATATACGAACTTGTAAAAGCCCTTGACGAATATGTACCTGAGCCTGTAAGAGAAATCGACAAACCCTTCCTGATGCCGATAGAAGACGTATTCTCCATCTCTGGACGTGGAACAGTAGTAACAGGAAGAGTAGAGAGGGGGACCCTGAAAGTAGGAGACGAAGTAGAAATAGTTGGATTAAGGGACGAGCCCATAAAGACAGTGGCGACAGGAATAGAAATGTTCAGGAAAGTACTTGACGAAGCCTTACCTGGAGACAACATAGGAGTGCTGCTTAGGGGAGTAGGGAAAGACGAAGTAGAGCGCGGAATGGTAGTAGCCAAGCCTGGTAGCATCAAGCCCCACAGGAAGTTCAAGGCGGAAGTTTACATACTGTCTAAAGAAGAAGGGGGAAGGCACACCCCGTTCTTCAACGGATACCAGCCGCAGTTCTACTTCAGGACGACGGATGTAACAGGGAAAGTTAAGCTGCCTGAAGGCGTAGAGATGGTGATGCCTGGAGACAACGTTACCTTTGAAGTAGAGCTTTTAAAGCCCGTAGCTATTGAGGAAGGGCTGAGGTTTGCGATTCGTGAAGGTGGAAGGACAGTAGGTGCAGGTGTTGTTACCGAGATTCTTGACTAA